A stretch of DNA from Barnesiella propionica:
GATGTTTTTACGTTTAATTCTACTATAAAAGTAAGAAAATACCTGTTTTTATTGTTTTACTCGAAAAATCTTCGGGGGTAAAAAAATTTAATGTGTTGATTTCCTGATTGAATTATATATAAAAAAAAATTGATTGTCATCCCGACAACCAATCTTCGTTAACCTTAAATCTAATACCATGAAAAACACAGTGCAAATATAATCATTTTTTATGTTGTACAACATGTTTCTTTGTAAAAAAGATATTTATTAACTTTTTTTACATGTTTGGTTTTTTAATCGCTTTTCTGTTCTGGGAGTAAATAGGGATAATAAAAAGTTATTCATCTTATTACGTTACTCTTTCTATGATTCCGATGTGGAAAAATAATATTACTTTCGTTTCATAAATTATTCATATATACTACTCTTGATATGATGGGCCAATTTGTCCGGATATTTTTTATTGTGCATTTTCCCTTTCTTGTTTGCTAACCGCCTGTGCTGAGGTAATGTATTCTTCTCCCGATTCTGCTTCTCAGGCTCTGGCTAAAAGAGGGTGGAATATCGCTCCTTTCCCTGTGGCTATGGTACTTACGGAGAACTTTATGGTTTTGGGGACGGTGTGTTATATCCGGGTTGTAGGAATGAATTTTGTCTTGAGGTATCCCGATACACGGAAGGACCGGTTGTGCCGGAGCTCAGTTTACTCCGTTTGGGAATCCCTTTTATTTCTTGTCTAATATAAATGCGATATACCTCAGACAAACTTAATCTGAAGGGTTGGGAGGAATTGCCAATTTACGGGGATTTTACGAAATAGGGTGGTTGGTAAAGGAATGGGTTGGGTAAATGCCGAGATACGATTGCGGAGCGGCACTTTTCGTTGTTTGTGCAGAATATGATAAATAGAAATACACTTTGGCTTTTATTTCAAAAATAATACGTATGTTTGACTGGTTATATGTAACCTTAAATTGATTTTATAGTTATGGAAAAACTGAAATACTATATATTATCTTTTCTTGTATCGACAATTGTTGTTTTTCCCCTTGAAGCACAAATAAAACATGCTGAAAGAGAAGTCCCCGATAAGGTAGCCGAAGCAACTCCTGATACCCTGTCACAGCTTTTGCAGCAGATGCGTAAAGAGCTTGATGAAATGCGTTCCAATGAAAGTAATTTGTTAATGGAAGTGGAGCGCTGGAAATTACAGGCTTTTTCTTCAGATTCTCTCCGGCTTGCAAAACAAAGGTCACGGATAGATTCTATCCGCAATAGAACAAAAGGAGTCGCTGTTGTTGTGGAAGGGGATTCTTTGTTTTTCCTGTATGTTAAAAGAGGAGGGCTTTCTCCGGCATTACGTGCCGAACAAGTGTCCGAAAAAATAAGTAAATTGGGACGAGTATATAATCTTCAGCCTGATTCGGTATATATAGAATCCACAGATATAGTCACAGAAATTATGTATGAAGATAAAGTCCTCGTTTCTTTTACCGATCAGGACGGATTGTGGGAGAATCTCAGCAGGGATGACTTGGCCAGGAAATACCGTACGGTAATAGTACAAAAGCTGGATGAGATGAAAGCGGAACATAGTTTGTGGTCTCTGGGAAAGCAAATTCTTAGTTTTCTGGCTGTTGTAGTGATACAGATATTGCTGATAAAACTGATAAATTGGTTATATCGTAAATTAAAACGCCGGATAACGAGATTGAAACATAGCCGTTTGAAACCTGTCGTTTTTCATGATTACGAATTATTTAATATAAAAAGCCAGGTTCGTATGCTCGTTATTCTGGCAAATCTGGGGCGCTATCTTTTATTCTTGTTGCAACTTGTGATTACGATTCCTATTTTATTTTATATTTTTCCTCAGACCGAAGATCTTGCCTGGAAAATATTCTCATATATATGGACGCCGGTCAGGTCTATTTTGAAAAGTATCGTTGAATATATACCCAACCTTTTTACCATATTCGTCATTTACTTTGTCATAAAATATGTCGTAAAAGGACTGAGATATTTTGCGGATGAGATTGAAAATGAAAAGTTAAAAATCGGCGGTTTTTATGCCGACTGGGCTCAACCCACTTTCCATATTGTCCGTTTTCTTTTATATGCGTTTATGGTCGCTTTGATATACCCATATTTGCCTAATTCGGATTCGGGGGTATTTCAGGGAATATCGGTATTCGTCGGCCTTATTGTTTCATTAGGTTCCAGCACTGTTATAGCCAATATTATAGCAGGACTCGTTATTACTTATATGAGACCGTTCAAGATCGGAGACCAGATAAAGCTGAACGATACATTAGGTAATGTAATAGAGAAAACCCCGTTTGTAACCCGTTTGAAGACTCCGAAGAATGAAGTTGTGACAATCCCCAATTCATTTATAATGTCATCTCATACGACTAATTATAGTGCGTCCGCCAGAAATTACGGGCTGATTATACATGCCGAAATATCTATCGGTTACGATGTTCCTTGGAGAAAAGTTCATCAGCTATTGATCGATTCCGCCCGTTCCACTCCGGGGGTGTTGGCCGCACCCGAGCCTTTTGTTTTGGAAACGGCATTGAACGACTGGTATCCGGTATATCAGATTAACGCTTATATAAATGATGCAGATCGTTTGGCTGCTATTTATTCAGATTTATATCAACAAATACAAGATCATTTTAATGCCGCAGATATAGAAATTATGTCTCCTCATTATATCGCCCAAAGAGATGGTAATGAATCCACTATTCCTAAAGAGGAATAAAAGAGATATGTTGTTTTGGTAATGAAACTAAAAATGAGGTAATTCCTTATCGTGAAATGTGTTATTTTATCTATCTTTGCAACCGGTTATGGGACGGATATTATCTATTGATTACGGACGAAAGAGAACAGGTTTGGCGGTCACCGACCTGTTACAGATTATAGCGAACGGATTGACGACTGTTCCTACGGCCGGATTAATGGATTTTCTGGATAATTATTTACAGAAAGAACCAGTGGATTGTGTTGTGGTGGGATTACCCCGCCGGATGAACCATGAACTGTCGGAGAGTATGAAATATATTACACCGTTTGTTTCCAGGTTCAAGAAAAAATATCCCCACATACCGGTAGAATTTTACGATGAGCGATTTACTTCTGCACTGGCCCATCAGGCTATGCGTGACGGAGGGCTGGGAAAAGCGGCCCGCCGCAATAAGGAGCTGGTGGATGAAATAAGTGCTACGATTATTTTGCAGAGTTTTATGGAAAGTAAAAAATAAAGTAAATATAAAAAATGATATTACCAGTTTATTTATACGGGCAACCGGTGATCAGAAAGGTCGCACAAAATATCGATACGGCTTATCCCGACTTGAAGGCTCTTATAGCTAATATGTATGAAACAATGTATGCTTCGGACGGTATAGGCTTGGCTGCTCCTCAGATAGGTCTATCCATACGTGTTATTGTTATAGACGCTGATCCTATGAAAGAATATTTTCCGGATGTGGCCGGAAAGAAACTTACGCTGATCAACCCACATGTTGAAGTATTGGAAGATGGTGAAAAAGTTTCGAGGGAAGAGGGTTGCCTGAGTTTGCCGGGAATACATGAATCCGTTCCACGGATTGAGAAAATAAAAC
This window harbors:
- the ruvX gene encoding Holliday junction resolvase RuvX, encoding MGRILSIDYGRKRTGLAVTDLLQIIANGLTTVPTAGLMDFLDNYLQKEPVDCVVVGLPRRMNHELSESMKYITPFVSRFKKKYPHIPVEFYDERFTSALAHQAMRDGGLGKAARRNKELVDEISATIILQSFMESKK
- a CDS encoding mechanosensitive ion channel family protein yields the protein MEKLKYYILSFLVSTIVVFPLEAQIKHAEREVPDKVAEATPDTLSQLLQQMRKELDEMRSNESNLLMEVERWKLQAFSSDSLRLAKQRSRIDSIRNRTKGVAVVVEGDSLFFLYVKRGGLSPALRAEQVSEKISKLGRVYNLQPDSVYIESTDIVTEIMYEDKVLVSFTDQDGLWENLSRDDLARKYRTVIVQKLDEMKAEHSLWSLGKQILSFLAVVVIQILLIKLINWLYRKLKRRITRLKHSRLKPVVFHDYELFNIKSQVRMLVILANLGRYLLFLLQLVITIPILFYIFPQTEDLAWKIFSYIWTPVRSILKSIVEYIPNLFTIFVIYFVIKYVVKGLRYFADEIENEKLKIGGFYADWAQPTFHIVRFLLYAFMVALIYPYLPNSDSGVFQGISVFVGLIVSLGSSTVIANIIAGLVITYMRPFKIGDQIKLNDTLGNVIEKTPFVTRLKTPKNEVVTIPNSFIMSSHTTNYSASARNYGLIIHAEISIGYDVPWRKVHQLLIDSARSTPGVLAAPEPFVLETALNDWYPVYQINAYINDADRLAAIYSDLYQQIQDHFNAADIEIMSPHYIAQRDGNESTIPKEE
- the def gene encoding peptide deformylase; the encoded protein is MILPVYLYGQPVIRKVAQNIDTAYPDLKALIANMYETMYASDGIGLAAPQIGLSIRVIVIDADPMKEYFPDVAGKKLTLINPHVEVLEDGEKVSREEGCLSLPGIHESVPRIEKIKLTYCDENFQEHCEEIEGYLARVVQHEYDHLEGRVFIDHISPIRKQLIKGKLNNIMKGNVRCDYRIKAVK